AAGGTGTTTACCAAGTAGGGATGATTCTCGACTGACGCGGCCTGTCGAAGACGTTGTCCCCTGCCGCCCACTAGAGATTCTGGATCATCTTCCGGTAGCTGGGTCGGCTCAGCGCCACGATGCGCGGCACGTCGCGCGGATCGCTTCGCGCGAGAACGAGCCGCCCGCTTGGACGCGACGTCGGCTCCGGCACCGATCGCAATGCCGGCCGTATCACTCGATGGCTCGCCTGGCACAGAGGACAACACGAGTGCATCGCCCACCGCACCGCGAACGCGATCGAGCAAACGCGGCCCGAAGCAGCTCCTGACCCGAATCACGATGCGCGACATCGATCCGCCCATTTGGCGGCTCGTTACCGTTCCGGATGCCTTCACGCTTCACCAATTTCATCGCGTCCTGCAAATCGTGTTCAGCCGCCTGGACTACCACCTCTTTGCCTTCGAGCTCGCTGCGCGGCGCTTCGAGATGCAGGATCCAGAAGCCGAATACGAAACGGAGGATGCTGCGTCGACCGCGCTTCGCCACCTCGACCTGCGCGCGGGTTCCGAATTCGTGTACATCTACGATTTCGGCGACGACTGGCATCACGACATTCGCGTCGAGAAGGTTCTCCCGATGCCGTCGGAGCGAAGCCCCGATTGGTCGCCCCGTCTGTTAGGCGGTGCGCGAGCCGCGCCGCCGGAGGATGCGGGCGGGCCGCTCGGATACGCGAACATGCTCACGGCGCTGCGTGACCCGGGACACCCGGAACACACCGAGTATGTCAATTGGCTCCCGCGCCACTACGACCCGGAGCGATTCGACGCGTGGTCACTGGATCACGCGCTCGCGCTCGTGGTCGCCTGGGGCGCGATTTAGGCACAGCTCGGCCGCCAGCCGAGCCACGTACACCGTCGCACTCCAACCGTTGACAACGCGTCGGTAACGCCCGCTCGTCGCTGGAGGTAACGGCGCCTTGATACCATTGGCCCGT
This genomic stretch from Gemmatimonadaceae bacterium harbors:
- a CDS encoding plasmid pRiA4b ORF-3 family protein gives rise to the protein MRDIDPPIWRLVTVPDAFTLHQFHRVLQIVFSRLDYHLFAFELAARRFEMQDPEAEYETEDAASTALRHLDLRAGSEFVYIYDFGDDWHHDIRVEKVLPMPSERSPDWSPRLLGGARAAPPEDAGGPLGYANMLTALRDPGHPEHTEYVNWLPRHYDPERFDAWSLDHALALVVAWGAI